Sequence from the Microbacterium faecale genome:
AGGCCGAGCTCGATCTCCTTGCGGGCGACGATCTCGGGATCGGCGGTACTTCCGACCAGGCGCCGAGCGATGTCGTGTGCGCCGAGATAGAGAAGGAAGAACCCGAACACGCAGATCGTGATGACGGTGAGAACGCCCGCGATCAGGCGTCGGATGATGAACGAGATCATGTCGTCTCGGGCGGCGGACCCGGTTCTCACCGGGTCCGCCGGTCCTTTCAGTTGGCGGGCGTGATGTTCCAGAGGTAGGGCACGGCGTTGTCGCTCTGCACCACGGCCTCGGTGTCAGCGTTGGTGATGAACGCCGAGTACGGACGATAGATCGGCGCGTACCACGCCTGCTCGACGATGTACTCGTTGAGCGCCTTCGCCGCGGCATCCGCTTCAGCGCCCTCGCTGGCGCGCACCGTCTCGGCCAGTTCGAGCATCTCCGGGTCGCTAGCTTGGAAGACGTTCCACGTCGACTCGGGGAGCATCGAGAACTGGATCGTCTGCCAGGGCGTCGGATCGATCTGCAGGACGAACGAGAACGCCGCCCAATCGCCGCCGAGCATCCGGCCGAACAGGTCGTCGCCGGTCGACTCCCACTCAACGTCGATGCCGACCGCGCCGAGCTGCTCAGCGTAGATCGCGAACTCCGACTCCGGCACGAAGTCGTTACTCGGCATCACCAATGTGAAGCCGTCGGGATAGCCGGCGTCCGCAAGCAGCTCCGTCGCCTTCTCGGGATCGTACGGGTAGCGCTCATCGAGCTCTGCGTCATAGGCAGCTGAGTTCGGCGAGAACACCTGCGTCGTCGTCGTGCCGAGGCCTCCGGCGAGCGCCTCGAGCAGACCCTCGCGGTCGAGCGCGTGGTTGAACGCCTGCCGCACGCGCACGTCGCCGATGGCTTCGTTGACGGCACCGTCGCGGTCGGAGAGCAGGAAGCCGGTCCAGTTCTGCTCGTAATTCTGCACCGTGAAGCCGGCTGCCTCAGCATCCGCGCCCTGCGTCGGCGACTGCGTGTTGGCCGCATCGACCTGACCGCCCTTGACGGCGTTCATGAGCGCGGTCGGGTCGCCGTAGAACGTCATCTCGATCTCGTCGTAGTGCACGCTCTCGGCGTCCCAGTAGTCAGGGTTCGCGTCGAAGACGTACTTCGAGCCGACGACGCTCTCCCCGGCATCGAGCGTGTAGGGACCCGAGCCGATCGGCGAGGTCTGCGCGTCCTCAGCGTCGAACATCGCCGGGGCGCCCACCAGGCCCGCGTTCTGGCTGAGGTAGACCGGCAGAGCGGGGTCGGGAGCCTCGAGCGTGACAACAAGGGTGGTGTCGTCGGGCGCCTCCGCGGCGGTCATCCCGGAAAGGAAAGCGGCATTCTCGCTGGTGCCGTCGCGGAAGCGCGTCAGATTATCGGCGGCGACCTGCGCCGTCAGCGCGGTCCCGTCACTGAACTCAACACCGTCCCGCAGGGTGAGCGTTAAGGCCGTACGGGAGTCGTCCCAACTCCATTCGGTCGCCAAGCCCGGAACGACCGTGCCGTCAGCGTCGGTGCGGAGCAGCGTGTCGTACACGGCCTGCAGGTACGGCGACTGATTCGCCCAGGAGGCCTCCCAGGGCGCGAACGAACTGAGCTGGGTGACCACGCCGAGGCGGAGCTCGGTTTCATCATCACTATCGGCGTCGCCCGGAGAGGCAGCGGGGTTAGCGCAGCCAGACAGGGCCAGCGCGGTGATCAGGCCGCCGGCGACGACTGCTGCGAACTTGGTGCGGTGCGACATTGCACATCCTTCCGATGGAAACGGGCGCGGCCACGGGCGGACCACTGAAGGGAAGCTAACACGAAAATCTTACTCGACAAACATTTTCAAAGAATTCGCCAATCTGCTAGCTTCACCGGGTGAGCGCACGTCGAAAACCCCGCGGCGAATACGCGAAGACGCCGAAGACACGTGAAGCGATCCTCGCGTCGGCGTTCGCCGTGTTCTCACGAGGCGGGTATCTCAACAGTTCGATGCGCGAGATCGCCGAAGGCGCCGGGATGACCGTACCCGGCATGACCAACCATTTCCCCACCAAGGCGGTGCTGCTCGAAGCTGTGCTGCGCGAGCGCGACGTCGACGCCGGTGCCCACCTCGCAGAGCGCACCGGCGCGGACCTGTTGCGCGGCGTGCTCGAGATCGTCACCCGAGACGAGGCCGACCATAACCTCACCCAGCTGTTCGCCGTGCTCTCCGCTGAGGCGACGATGACCGAGCACCCTGCGCACGAGTATTTCACGCAACGGTACGAGCTCGTGATCGACACCGTGCGGCGCGGATTCTCGGAAGCGGCCGAAGCCGGCGAACTCCGCGAGGGCATCGCCCCGGACGCTGCCGCGCAGTACCTCGTCGCCCTCTCGGACGGCCTGCAGTTGCAACGTCTGTACCGCGTCGGAGAACACTCGCAGGCACACCTCATGCGCGGGTTCCTCGAGGGCCTTCTGCGCTGACCGAGGCGCGCGCCTCGGCGCGCCCGAAACTCACCTCACCTGTCCTCACGCACGGCGCCACGTCGGCTGCGAAACGACTCACGCAAGGTCGGTTCGCAGCCATTGACGTTCCCTACCAGTCATGCACCGTTCCGTCTGCGAGGCGGTTGTATGGCAAGTACGCCCGCTCGTACGGATACCTGCCTGCCTCGTCAACATCGAGCTCGACGCCAAGCCCGGGTTTGTCGCCCGGGTGGAGCAGTCCGTTCTGCCACGTGTAGGACTGCTGGAAGACCTCGTTCGTCTTGTCTCCGTGCGGCATGTACTCCTGGATGCCGAAGTTGTGGATGGAGAGGCCGAGGTGGGCTTGGGCGGCCATCCCGACCGGCGAGATGTCGGTCGGACCGTGAAAGCCAGACTTGACCTGGTACTGCGCGGCATAGTCGATCGTCTTCTTCAGCGGCGTGATGCCTCCCATATGCGTGACCGCGCCGCGCACATAGTCGATGAGTTGGTCACGAATGAGATCTTTGAAGTCCCAGATCGTATTGAAGATCTCACCGATCGCCAGTGGCGTGGTGGTGTGCTGTCGCACGAGGCGCAGCGCCTCCTGGTTCTCGGCGGGCGTGCAGTCCTCGAGCCAGAACAGGTCGTACGGCTCGAGTTCCTTTCCGAGCTTCGCCGCCTGGATCGGCGTCATCCGGTGATGCCCGTCGTGCAACAGCGGGATCTCGGGACCGAACTCGTTCCGGACGGCCTCGAACACCCCGGGAAGGTGCCGCAGGTACGCGCGGGTGTCCCAGTCCTCCTGCACGGGCAGTGCGCCGCGCCGGGCGGGCTCGTGGTCGTAGCGTGCCGCGCCGCCGCCAGCAGCGGCGGACTGGGAGGCGATGCCGTAGATCGCCTTCAGGCCGGGGATCCCGGATTGGATCCGGATCGCCCGGTAGCCCTCGTCGAGATGCTCACGCACGGAGTCGAAGAGCTCCGGGAGCTCCTTCCCCGACGCGTGCCCGTACGCGAGCAGTCCATCGCGGGAGGCCCCTCCGAGCAACTGGTGCACGGGCATCCCCGCGAGCTTGCCCTTGATGTCCCACAGCGCCATATCGACCGCGGCGATCGCTGCCATCGTGACGGGGCCACGGCGCCAGTATGCTCCCCGGTACAGGAACTGCCACGTGTCCTCGATGCGCTGCGGATCACGTCCGAGCAGCAGCGGCACGACGTGCTCTTTCAGATACGCCACGACCGCGAGCTCGCGCCCATTGAGCGTCGCGTCGCCGAGCCCCGTCACGCCGTCGGAGGTGGTGATCTTGAGCGTCACGAAGTTGCGATCGGGACTGGTGACGATGACGTCGGCCTTGTCGATCATCACGCGTGGTCTCCTGGCTCGGGGGCGGCATTCCGCGTCGGAGCGGTCGCCCACCGAGAGCGCAACAGGTGCGCCGCTCGCTTCGGACGGCGATCGCGTGTGAACACGCCCTTCTTGTTGCCATCGACGCGGATGATGCCCGGCGACGTCTGGAAGTCGGCAAAGTTCCACACCTGTTCCCCGACGACAGCGGGCACGCGGTCGAACACGCGATGGTACATGTCCAGCAACTCGGCCTGGTACTCCTCCGTCCACGACTGAACGTGGACGGAATGCAGTCCCGCGAGCGTATCGGCGCCGTACTCAGCGATGATGATCGGCTTACCGTGGGTCTCTTCCCACCCGCGCAACTCGCGCTCAAGACGCGTCTCCGCCGCACTGAGGTTGGCATTGTCGACGTACCAGCCGTAGTAGCGATTGAGGCAGATAACGTCGAAGAGATCGACGATCGCATCGTTGTGGAAGCTCGCTCGTAGCTCGTTCACATAAGCGATCGGCCGTGTCGGGTCGAGCTCGCGCGTGAGGGCCGCCAGCGGCTCGAAGTAGTCGCGCGCGGCCGGCTCGACGGCCTCCGGTTCGTTGGCGATCGACCAGAGCACGACGCTCGGATGATTCTTGTCACGGGCAACGAGTTCGCGGATCGCCTGCGCGTGTGCGTCCCTCGTGCGCTCGTTGAACATCGTCGGGCTGAACGCCGGTTCGCCAGCCTGACCGTGAACACCGCCCCCGAGACCGAGGTTGAGACCGACCGCGGCCGTCTCGTCGATGACGACCATGCCGTGCTTGTCGGCATAGTCGAGCACCTCCTCCGCATACGGGTAGTGCGATGTGCGGAACGAATTGGCGCCCGACCACTCCATGAGGGCGAAATCATGCACCAGCAGGGCATCGTCGTGTCCCTTGCCGCGCACGGCACTGTCCTCGTGCTTGCCGAAGCCCCGGAAGTAGAAGGGCTCGCCATTGATCAAGAACTCGGCGCCGCGCACCTCGACCGTGCGCACGCCGAACGGCTGGCGATACACGTCGACGAGCTCTCCGTCGTCCGCGAGCAGTTCGACGCGCAGGTCGTAGAGGTTGCCCTCGCCCGGGTTCCAGAGGCGCGGTTCCGAGAGCTGCAGCGTTCCCGCGGCCCCGTCGCCGTGGGCGACATCGCGCCCGTCCTCGTCGACGATCGCGACGCGGACCGCCGATCCGCCCGCCGTGTCGACGCGGTAGGAGACCGTTGCTGCAGATCCCGACGCCTCCTCCGTGACGATCGTGACGTCCGTGACGCGCTCCTTCGGCGTCGCGACGAGACGAACGTGCCGAGCGAGA
This genomic interval carries:
- a CDS encoding ABC transporter substrate-binding protein; this encodes MSHRTKFAAVVAGGLITALALSGCANPAASPGDADSDDETELRLGVVTQLSSFAPWEASWANQSPYLQAVYDTLLRTDADGTVVPGLATEWSWDDSRTALTLTLRDGVEFSDGTALTAQVAADNLTRFRDGTSENAAFLSGMTAAEAPDDTTLVVTLEAPDPALPVYLSQNAGLVGAPAMFDAEDAQTSPIGSGPYTLDAGESVVGSKYVFDANPDYWDAESVHYDEIEMTFYGDPTALMNAVKGGQVDAANTQSPTQGADAEAAGFTVQNYEQNWTGFLLSDRDGAVNEAIGDVRVRQAFNHALDREGLLEALAGGLGTTTTQVFSPNSAAYDAELDERYPYDPEKATELLADAGYPDGFTLVMPSNDFVPESEFAIYAEQLGAVGIDVEWESTGDDLFGRMLGGDWAAFSFVLQIDPTPWQTIQFSMLPESTWNVFQASDPEMLELAETVRASEGAEADAAAKALNEYIVEQAWYAPIYRPYSAFITNADTEAVVQSDNAVPYLWNITPAN
- a CDS encoding TetR/AcrR family transcriptional regulator, coding for MSARRKPRGEYAKTPKTREAILASAFAVFSRGGYLNSSMREIAEGAGMTVPGMTNHFPTKAVLLEAVLRERDVDAGAHLAERTGADLLRGVLEIVTRDEADHNLTQLFAVLSAEATMTEHPAHEYFTQRYELVIDTVRRGFSEAAEAGELREGIAPDAAAQYLVALSDGLQLQRLYRVGEHSQAHLMRGFLEGLLR
- the manD gene encoding D-mannonate dehydratase ManD, producing the protein MIDKADVIVTSPDRNFVTLKITTSDGVTGLGDATLNGRELAVVAYLKEHVVPLLLGRDPQRIEDTWQFLYRGAYWRRGPVTMAAIAAVDMALWDIKGKLAGMPVHQLLGGASRDGLLAYGHASGKELPELFDSVREHLDEGYRAIRIQSGIPGLKAIYGIASQSAAAGGGAARYDHEPARRGALPVQEDWDTRAYLRHLPGVFEAVRNEFGPEIPLLHDGHHRMTPIQAAKLGKELEPYDLFWLEDCTPAENQEALRLVRQHTTTPLAIGEIFNTIWDFKDLIRDQLIDYVRGAVTHMGGITPLKKTIDYAAQYQVKSGFHGPTDISPVGMAAQAHLGLSIHNFGIQEYMPHGDKTNEVFQQSYTWQNGLLHPGDKPGLGVELDVDEAGRYPYERAYLPYNRLADGTVHDW
- the uidA gene encoding beta-glucuronidase, with protein sequence MLKPQDSETRDARLLDGIWSFSAGPSPGARPWTAPLAGGRDAAVPASYNDLFTDDATRMHVGWVWYQREIRIPAGWAGQRIVVRVDAATHRGRVYLGDDLVAEHIGGYTPFEADITDLVEAGGTARLTIGVDNELTNETIPPGFLQEDENGAVHQKYRHDFFNYAGLARHVRLVATPKERVTDVTIVTEEASGSAATVSYRVDTAGGSAVRVAIVDEDGRDVAHGDGAAGTLQLSEPRLWNPGEGNLYDLRVELLADDGELVDVYRQPFGVRTVEVRGAEFLINGEPFYFRGFGKHEDSAVRGKGHDDALLVHDFALMEWSGANSFRTSHYPYAEEVLDYADKHGMVVIDETAAVGLNLGLGGGVHGQAGEPAFSPTMFNERTRDAHAQAIRELVARDKNHPSVVLWSIANEPEAVEPAARDYFEPLAALTRELDPTRPIAYVNELRASFHNDAIVDLFDVICLNRYYGWYVDNANLSAAETRLERELRGWEETHGKPIIIAEYGADTLAGLHSVHVQSWTEEYQAELLDMYHRVFDRVPAVVGEQVWNFADFQTSPGIIRVDGNKKGVFTRDRRPKRAAHLLRSRWATAPTRNAAPEPGDHA